In a genomic window of Hyphomonas sp.:
- a CDS encoding trehalose-6-phosphate synthase, which yields MSRLFVYSNRLPLGSNPSGGLVVALGKTMDRQGGVWVGAKLDETLCDNQTLHEYKGAAFERHALHLPPREYNDYYLGYANSVLWPLFHGRTDLLDVADGQLDAYTSVNRKMAEATRHLLKPDDVIWIHDYHFIPLAAELRVLGVSNPIGFFLHTPFPSSANVHALTHKDRLLDWLSAYDLVGLQTQRDVSALIEVCRTVFGGQMLSDGRIRCKGQDIRAASFPIGIDVEKFRAIAETCDTSGLNIDPQQKLMIGVDRLDYSKGLPHKFRGFQRYLQRHSGEGDRLTLLQIASPTRESVEAYQDIRKDLEQLTGEVNGAYAELGYIPIQYIHRAVPRDDIAGLYRRASIGLVTPLIDGMNLVAKEYVAAQDPDDPGVLVLSEAAGAAEQLKCGALIINPYDPSSVAGAIREAINMPLEERVARHHRMWNEISRRDVYWWTETFLEQLHRNARDRRDREASLQDLERALSS from the coding sequence GTGTCGAGACTTTTCGTCTATTCGAACCGGTTGCCGCTCGGCTCAAATCCATCCGGCGGGCTCGTGGTTGCCCTTGGAAAGACGATGGACCGGCAGGGAGGTGTGTGGGTCGGGGCGAAACTGGATGAAACGCTCTGCGACAACCAGACACTCCATGAATACAAAGGCGCAGCTTTTGAACGCCATGCGCTCCACCTGCCACCGCGTGAGTACAATGACTACTATCTCGGATATGCCAATTCCGTCCTGTGGCCGCTGTTTCACGGGCGCACCGATCTGCTCGACGTGGCCGACGGCCAGTTGGACGCCTATACCAGCGTCAACCGCAAGATGGCCGAGGCAACGCGCCATCTGCTGAAGCCGGACGATGTCATCTGGATCCATGACTATCACTTCATCCCCCTGGCCGCTGAGCTGCGAGTGCTCGGGGTCAGCAATCCCATCGGTTTTTTCCTGCACACTCCCTTCCCCTCATCCGCCAACGTCCATGCCCTGACCCACAAGGACCGCCTGCTCGACTGGCTGTCTGCCTATGATCTGGTCGGGCTCCAGACACAACGCGACGTGTCTGCGCTCATCGAAGTCTGCCGCACCGTGTTCGGTGGACAAATGCTGTCTGATGGCCGCATCCGCTGCAAAGGCCAGGACATCCGGGCGGCCAGCTTTCCGATCGGCATTGATGTCGAAAAGTTCCGGGCGATCGCGGAAACCTGCGATACATCCGGATTGAACATAGACCCGCAACAGAAGCTCATGATCGGTGTGGACCGCCTCGATTATTCCAAGGGCCTCCCTCACAAATTCAGGGGGTTCCAACGCTACCTGCAGCGCCATTCCGGCGAGGGTGACCGGCTGACCCTGCTGCAAATCGCATCCCCGACGCGGGAAAGTGTCGAAGCCTATCAAGACATCCGGAAAGACCTTGAACAGCTGACCGGCGAAGTGAACGGCGCATATGCGGAACTAGGCTATATCCCGATCCAGTACATTCACCGTGCCGTTCCGAGAGACGACATTGCCGGCCTGTACCGCCGGGCCTCCATCGGCCTGGTGACGCCCTTGATCGACGGCATGAATCTCGTGGCCAAGGAATATGTGGCCGCGCAGGATCCTGACGATCCCGGCGTGCTTGTTCTGTCCGAGGCAGCCGGCGCGGCTGAGCAATTGAAGTGCGGGGCGCTGATCATCAATCCGTATGATCCTTCGTCCGTCGCAGGCGCCATTCGCGAAGCGATCAATATGCCCCTTGAAGAGCGCGTCGCGCGCCATCACCGCATGTGGAACGAGATTTCACGGCGCGACGTCTATTGGTGGACCGAGACCTTTCTCGAACAACTGCACCGGAACGCGCGGGATCGTCGCGACCGCGAAGCCTCTCTTCAGGACCTTGAGCGCGCGCTGAGCAGCTGA
- a CDS encoding helix-turn-helix transcriptional regulator, protein MTELTETLKQLSALGQETRLLAFRVLMEAGMEGMPAGSVAEHLQVTPNKLSGHLTILVQSGLVSVQREGRHMIYKAEPDAVNRLLSMLVDNCCHGRPEICLPAGTTRRTGTK, encoded by the coding sequence ATGACGGAACTGACAGAAACCCTGAAACAGCTGTCCGCCCTCGGCCAGGAAACGAGATTGCTGGCATTTCGGGTCCTGATGGAAGCGGGCATGGAGGGCATGCCAGCCGGATCCGTCGCTGAGCATCTGCAGGTCACTCCGAACAAGCTGTCGGGTCATCTGACAATTCTGGTCCAGTCAGGCCTTGTCAGTGTCCAGCGCGAGGGGCGCCACATGATCTACAAGGCGGAACCGGACGCCGTGAACAGGCTGCTGTCGATGCTCGTCGACAATTGCTGTCACGGCCGCCCAGAGATCTGTCTGCCCGCAGGCACGACACGTCGCACGGGCACCAAATAA
- the arsB gene encoding ACR3 family arsenite efflux transporter, which translates to MGTFERFLSVWVALAILAGIVLGQFLPGAFAALSAMEYASVNFPVAILIWAMVWPMMIGVDFSTLKDVGRKPKGLIITLVVNWLIKPFTMAALGVLFFRYVFAGLIPAADADGYIAGLILLGAAPCTAMVFVWSQLTRGDPNYTLVQVSLNDAVMVFAFAPIVALLLGVTDISVPWQTLILSVGLYVVIPLVAGVLTRALLLRRGGASALEAFLSHVKPFSVLGLLATVVLLFGFQGSVILDDPLVILLIAVPILIQSYGIFALAYGAAWAWKVPHKIAAPCAMIGTSNFFELAVAVAISLFGLNSGAALATVVGVLVEVPVMLSLVAFANRTRTAFPED; encoded by the coding sequence ATGGGCACTTTTGAACGCTTTCTCTCTGTTTGGGTGGCTTTGGCCATTTTGGCCGGTATCGTGTTGGGCCAGTTCCTGCCGGGTGCCTTCGCGGCGCTGTCGGCGATGGAGTATGCAAGTGTCAATTTCCCTGTCGCCATTCTGATTTGGGCCATGGTGTGGCCGATGATGATCGGCGTCGACTTCAGCACGCTGAAGGATGTCGGCCGCAAGCCCAAGGGGCTGATCATTACCCTTGTCGTGAACTGGCTGATCAAGCCCTTTACGATGGCCGCTCTCGGCGTGCTGTTCTTCCGGTATGTGTTCGCCGGATTGATTCCGGCCGCAGATGCTGACGGATACATCGCCGGGCTGATTCTTCTCGGTGCGGCGCCATGTACGGCGATGGTTTTTGTCTGGTCCCAGTTGACCCGGGGGGATCCGAATTACACGCTCGTACAGGTCAGCCTGAATGATGCGGTGATGGTGTTTGCGTTTGCGCCGATTGTTGCCCTTCTGCTCGGCGTGACGGATATCAGTGTGCCATGGCAGACGCTGATCCTGTCGGTGGGCTTGTATGTCGTCATTCCCCTTGTGGCGGGCGTGCTTACGCGAGCGCTGCTCCTGCGGAGAGGTGGCGCGTCGGCCCTTGAAGCCTTTTTATCGCACGTGAAACCCTTTTCGGTGCTGGGGTTGCTTGCAACGGTCGTCTTGCTGTTCGGTTTTCAGGGGTCGGTGATCCTGGACGATCCGCTGGTCATTCTCCTGATTGCGGTGCCGATCCTGATTCAGTCCTATGGCATATTCGCGCTGGCCTATGGCGCAGCGTGGGCCTGGAAAGTGCCGCACAAGATCGCAGCTCCTTGCGCGATGATTGGCACGTCCAACTTCTTTGAACTCGCAGTCGCGGTGGCCATCAGCCTGTTCGGACTGAATTCAGGCGCGGCGCTCGCCACAGTCGTGGGAGTGCTAGTGGAGGTTCCGGTTATGTTGTCGCTTGTCGCTTTTGCAAACCGCACCCGAACAGCGTTTCCTGAAGACTGA
- a CDS encoding D-2-hydroxyacid dehydrogenase, protein MPSKLVHVDREDHAGIARALETCEIAILDGVADERYLTAPNLKWLHCDQSGLDGFAPRALADSDLVATSSKGRSGPVLAEHAIHFMLSLAYRAPDMMRAQRRRVWGIRGQADLRGLHGKTVCIVGYGATGENLARQCLAFGMKVSAFRRKDQPADLPGVRMYSAARGDCLIDAIQGADIAALCASLNDASYRILGAPELAAMNPGGYLVNVARAQLVDEEAMIDALRSGHLAGAGLDVTDPFEPLPPWHRLWSVPNLILTPHVTPQMPDRTGRTLDILAENFRRYQAGDPLLHQFTEEDVFSRAPKPAGFRGRHRLMTAWAAIGRRLI, encoded by the coding sequence GTGCCTTCCAAACTGGTTCACGTCGACCGGGAGGACCATGCGGGCATTGCCCGGGCGCTCGAGACTTGCGAGATCGCCATTCTCGATGGCGTCGCGGATGAGCGCTATCTCACCGCGCCAAACCTGAAATGGCTTCATTGCGATCAATCCGGTCTGGATGGGTTTGCGCCCCGGGCGCTGGCGGACAGCGACCTTGTCGCAACCTCGTCGAAGGGGCGTTCCGGACCGGTCCTTGCCGAGCATGCGATCCATTTCATGCTGTCGCTGGCCTATCGCGCGCCCGACATGATGCGGGCTCAGCGCCGCAGGGTCTGGGGCATTCGGGGGCAGGCGGACCTGCGCGGCCTCCATGGCAAAACCGTGTGCATTGTCGGCTACGGCGCCACGGGTGAAAATCTTGCGCGTCAATGCCTGGCCTTCGGGATGAAGGTTTCGGCATTTCGTCGAAAGGACCAGCCGGCAGACCTTCCCGGTGTGCGCATGTACAGTGCTGCCCGGGGAGACTGTCTGATCGATGCCATTCAGGGCGCAGACATCGCGGCCCTGTGCGCGTCACTGAATGATGCCAGCTATCGCATTCTGGGTGCCCCTGAACTCGCAGCCATGAATCCCGGCGGCTATCTCGTCAATGTTGCCAGGGCGCAGCTGGTTGACGAGGAGGCGATGATCGATGCCTTGAGATCAGGTCATCTGGCGGGTGCGGGGCTGGATGTGACAGATCCGTTCGAGCCACTGCCGCCCTGGCATCGCTTGTGGTCTGTGCCCAATCTGATCCTTACACCACATGTCACGCCGCAAATGCCGGACCGGACGGGCCGGACGCTCGACATTCTGGCCGAGAATTTCCGGCGTTATCAGGCCGGAGATCCCCTGCTGCACCAGTTTACAGAGGAAGACGTGTTCTCCCGCGCGCCGAAACCCGCAGGGTTTCGCGGCCGTCACCGTCTCATGACTGCCTGGGCTGCCATCGGGCGACGTCTCATCTGA
- a CDS encoding DUF2796 domain-containing protein — protein MTGGPPRWGRADRHTDLESEYEFSCNNISRLQTIDVKLFEAFGNLEKINAVVFLLDQQMAKELTPAKSTLSLLELSS, from the coding sequence ATTACTGGTGGACCACCTCGGTGGGGCAGAGCAGACCGGCACACGGACCTCGAATCCGAATACGAATTCTCCTGTAACAACATATCCAGGCTACAGACTATCGACGTCAAATTGTTCGAAGCGTTCGGAAACCTGGAAAAGATCAATGCCGTTGTTTTCCTGCTCGACCAACAAATGGCGAAAGAACTCACTCCCGCAAAGTCGACACTCTCCCTGCTGGAGCTCAGTTCG
- a CDS encoding IS3 family transposase (programmed frameshift), with protein MGKRSTPEEIIAKLREVEVRLARGETAGQAVRSIGVTEQTYYRWRKEYGGLQVGQAKRMKEMEKENARLRRAISDLTLDNQILQEVNQGKVLSPSRKREAVDHVVETLGATERRACRVIGQHRSTQRKPRVPRQDEDVLTAAIIALAERFGRYGYRRITALLKRDGWHVNEKRVYRIWRREGLKVPMKQPKRGRLWLNDGSCVRLRPMHKGHVWSYDFVQDRTHDGKVVRMLCVIDEFTRECLAIRVERRLNSRDVLDTLGELFVAHGPPEHIRSDNGPEFIATALRDWLGRVGVKTLYIEPGSPWENGYCESFNSKLRDELLAREIFFDLREAQILIEAWRRHYNTARPHSSLGYRPPAPQTILPAAFIPPYCGQVAA; from the exons ATGGGTAAGAGATCAACGCCTGAAGAGATCATCGCGAAGCTGCGGGAGGTGGAGGTGCGCCTCGCGCGCGGTGAGACGGCAGGCCAGGCTGTACGTTCGATTGGCGTGACAGAACAGACCTACTACCGGTGGCGCAAGGAGTATGGCGGGCTGCAGGTTGGCCAGGCCAAACGGATGAAGGAGATGGAGAAGGAGAATGCGCGCCTGCGTCGCGCCATCTCTGATCTGACCCTCGACAACCAGATCCTTCAGGAAGTCA ATCAAGGGAAAGTTCTGAGCCCTTCGCGCAAGCGCGAAGCGGTCGATCATGTGGTGGAGACACTCGGCGCAACCGAGCGCCGGGCCTGCCGCGTGATCGGCCAGCACCGTTCCACCCAGCGCAAGCCGCGTGTGCCGCGTCAGGACGAGGATGTGCTGACAGCGGCCATCATCGCCCTGGCCGAGCGGTTCGGCCGGTATGGCTATCGCCGCATCACAGCCCTGCTGAAGCGCGATGGCTGGCATGTGAACGAGAAGCGTGTCTATCGCATCTGGCGGCGTGAAGGGCTGAAAGTGCCAATGAAACAACCAAAGAGGGGCCGGTTATGGCTGAATGACGGCTCGTGCGTGCGGCTGAGGCCGATGCACAAGGGGCATGTCTGGTCGTATGACTTCGTGCAGGACCGCACCCATGATGGCAAGGTGGTCCGCATGCTGTGTGTGATTGATGAGTTCACCCGCGAATGCCTCGCCATCCGCGTCGAACGCAGGCTCAACTCCCGCGATGTGCTCGACACGCTGGGCGAGCTGTTCGTCGCGCATGGACCGCCAGAGCATATCCGCTCCGACAATGGCCCGGAGTTCATCGCCACCGCGCTGCGTGACTGGCTTGGCCGGGTCGGCGTGAAGACGCTCTATATCGAACCGGGTTCACCATGGGAAAACGGTTACTGCGAGAGCTTCAACTCCAAGCTCAGAGACGAGTTGCTGGCGAGGGAAATCTTCTTCGATCTCAGGGAAGCCCAGATCCTGATCGAGGCTTGGCGGCGGCACTACAACACCGCGCGCCCACACTCTTCTCTGGGCTACCGACCACCTGCTCCACAAACCATCTTGCCCGCGGCGTTCATACCGCCTTACTGTGGGCAGGTGGCGGCATGA
- a CDS encoding glycosyltransferase, which translates to MTQTDNSNAPRVTIVVSPRERFEQAEMSLASCFEKTDTLFRMIYIDGGTPRAIAHTLKEKVERRGHIYLRRDGFLTPNDARNLALPLIDTEYVAFIDNDVVFQPGWLDALIRCADETGAGLVTPTILVGPAARMPDLSIHHAGGILKVEEDEHGKTMYRRHGFEHTRYLEMKDELKRQETGCTEFHVVLARKAMIDDIGPFDPNLVGFTDEIDMALAARAKGWKIFYEPDSVIAYAVGKRLTWRDRPYFCVRWSPGRVMRAERYFYDKWGLTHDFDRQRNFLRDHRRHAFPMKSMQKIIGWRATVGLTAILCNTVSAISSWRLIRPNPTPQHTRQ; encoded by the coding sequence ATGACGCAGACTGATAATTCGAACGCGCCGCGCGTGACCATCGTGGTGTCACCGCGGGAAAGATTCGAACAGGCGGAGATGTCTCTGGCGTCCTGCTTCGAGAAGACCGACACGCTGTTTCGCATGATCTATATTGATGGCGGCACGCCGCGCGCCATCGCCCACACTCTGAAAGAAAAGGTCGAGCGCCGGGGGCATATTTATCTTCGCCGCGATGGTTTCCTGACCCCAAACGATGCCCGCAATCTGGCCCTGCCCCTGATCGACACGGAATATGTTGCCTTCATCGACAATGATGTCGTGTTCCAGCCGGGCTGGCTCGATGCGCTGATCCGCTGCGCCGACGAAACCGGCGCCGGGCTTGTGACCCCAACCATTCTGGTCGGGCCCGCAGCCCGCATGCCGGACCTCAGCATCCATCATGCCGGCGGCATCCTGAAGGTCGAGGAGGATGAACACGGCAAGACGATGTATCGCCGTCACGGGTTTGAACACACGCGATACCTGGAGATGAAGGATGAGTTGAAGCGACAGGAAACAGGTTGCACTGAATTTCACGTCGTTTTGGCCCGCAAGGCCATGATCGATGACATTGGTCCTTTCGACCCGAATCTGGTCGGCTTCACGGACGAGATCGACATGGCCCTCGCCGCGCGCGCGAAGGGCTGGAAGATTTTCTACGAACCTGACTCCGTGATTGCCTATGCTGTGGGCAAACGGCTCACCTGGCGCGACCGGCCCTATTTCTGTGTCCGGTGGAGTCCCGGCCGCGTCATGCGGGCCGAACGCTACTTCTATGACAAATGGGGTCTTACCCATGATTTCGACCGTCAACGCAATTTCCTGCGGGACCACCGGCGTCACGCCTTCCCGATGAAGTCGATGCAAAAAATCATCGGCTGGCGTGCAACAGTCGGACTGACGGCCATTTTGTGCAACACCGTGTCCGCGATCTCGTCCTGGCGCCTGATCCGGCCGAATCCGACCCCGCAGCACACCCGGCAATGA
- a CDS encoding class I SAM-dependent methyltransferase codes for MKQSTQSDRRFWNRIAEKYARDPIADEAAYQRKLEVTREYFTPESVVFEFGCGTGSTALLHAPHVSRIDAIDLSADMLKIARQRQAQAGVENVQFTEADIGGFNASAGEYDVVLGLSVLHLLRSRSDTLVQVHDLLKPGGVFVSSTACLADHMGFIQPVITVGRWIGRMPYVEFFSENRLVQEQEAVGFEIVHRWRPKKDAAVFLVARKRP; via the coding sequence ATGAAACAATCGACCCAATCTGACCGGCGGTTCTGGAACCGCATCGCTGAAAAGTACGCGCGCGATCCCATCGCAGACGAAGCCGCCTATCAGCGCAAGCTTGAGGTGACGCGGGAATACTTCACGCCGGAATCAGTTGTGTTCGAGTTTGGGTGCGGCACCGGCTCGACGGCCCTGTTGCATGCGCCCCACGTATCGCGCATAGACGCGATCGATTTGTCAGCCGACATGCTGAAGATTGCCCGCCAGCGGCAGGCGCAAGCGGGCGTGGAGAACGTGCAATTCACCGAAGCCGACATTGGCGGCTTCAACGCTTCGGCCGGAGAATACGATGTTGTCCTGGGCCTGTCGGTCCTGCATTTGCTGCGTAGCCGGTCAGACACTCTGGTTCAGGTTCATGATCTGCTGAAACCGGGCGGCGTATTTGTCTCCAGCACGGCGTGCCTCGCCGACCATATGGGTTTCATCCAGCCTGTCATCACGGTCGGACGATGGATCGGGCGTATGCCGTATGTCGAATTTTTCTCCGAGAACCGTCTGGTTCAGGAGCAGGAAGCCGTCGGATTCGAGATTGTGCATCGCTGGCGGCCAAAGAAAGACGCGGCCGTCTTCCTTGTGGCCCGCAAGCGGCCATAA